TTCTCGGCCAAGGAATCGGTCGGCGGCGGGCCCTATCTGGTCGAAGAGACCTATCCCCTGGCCGCCTGACGCGTTGATCTGGCCTTTTAAAGCAAGCCTGCACAAAGGCTAGCCGTCCTTTGCGGCCGCTACGCTCACACCTCAGGATCAAGAGTGTAGAGAGCTGTATCTCGGCTGTTTATGCGGCGTAATGGACTGCGTTTTATTGCGCAGATCTGGGTGCGATACTCGACAAGCCTCATGGTGAGGTGCGAGCGCAGCGAGCATCGAACCACGGTCGACTTTCGTGCAGCACGCCTCCGCACGACATGACTGTCGCATACAGCCAGGAAACCGAAAGGCGTCAGTTCACGCGGGCCGGCGTTGCGACCGAAGCCTGCGGGCGGGAGGCAGGAACCGGCGCGCCGGTGGCGGGCGTCGCCGTCGGCGCCGGGGCTTCCACGGCGGGGGCCGGGCCGGCCGCCTGGCCCTGGCCGAGCAGACGCGTGAACCAGTTGCCGGACTGCTGCGGCGCGGGCGCCTCCACCGGGGCGAAAGCCGAGGCCTGGACCGGTGTCGCGGCCGAGCCCGTCTGGGCAATGACGGTGGTCGCGCGCAGCGGCGAGGCGACCGGCACGGGCGCCGCAGCCATGGCGAGGCGGGCGTGCCGGTGGTGGCCGGCGCCGCCTCGGCGACGGCGGCGCGCCTGCGGTCGGCAGGGTCACGGGGGTCGAATCCTGGCTCGCCAGCGAGAAGCTCGGCTCGCTGGAGCCGATGCGGATGCGCCGATTGGCGAAGCGGTCGGCAAAGCGCTGGTTGGTGCCGCCGTCGATGCCGGAACGGGCGGGAGCAGCCTCGACCTGGCCGGTGAGGCTTGCGACCTGCGCCATGTCGCGGGCGTTCTTGGCCGCGACCGCCTGGCGGATCGCCGCCGGTACGACATGCGGCGGGCAGGCGGAGGCGGCCTGGAACGACGGCCGGGCGACGCCATCGCCGCTCACCGCGGTCAGACGGCTGCGCACGCTGCGGGCTGGAATGCTGCTCGGCGCGGCCGAAGCCGCAACCGGCTGGGCCGGATCGTTGATCGACACCGGCACGGCCGCGGAGGTCGAGACCGCGGCGGTCGCCGACCGGCCGGCGCGCGTGCCGGCCCAGGGATCGGTGCCGATCATTTCGCGGGTGCCGCCCTGGGCGAGCGAGGAGTTCGGCGAAACCGCATTGAACACGTAGCGGCGCTCGCAGACGTCGACCTGCGGCTCCTGCCGCGTCACCTCGAAATGATCGTAGCCTTCCTTCAGGTTGCGCCAGAAGGCCATGTTCGGGTTGTTGCGGTGGCGGGCAAGATTGCGCGGCGTCATGCGGAACGGATAGGCCTGGACCTGGAAGGTCTCCTGGCCACCGCGCAGCGCGTCGCGCGCCAGCGCATAGACCTCGGCGATCGCTTCGTCGGTCATGGCGTAGCAGCCGCGTGACGAGCAGTCGCCATGGACCATGAGATGCGAGCCGGTCCGGCCATGGGCCCGATCGAAATTGTTCGGGAAGCCCATGTTGAAGGCGAGATAATAGGACGAGTTCGGGTTCATCAGGCCCGGAGTGATATTGTAGAAGCCCTCCGGCGACTGGCGGTCGCCCTCGCGCACCTTCGGCCCCAGCTCACCGGAATACTGGCAGATCGGGTAGATCTTGAAGAGCGCATAGCGGCCCGTGGCGTCGCGCTTCCAGACCTCGAGCTCGGCTTCCTGCTTGAAGATGCGCATCAGCACCGGCGAGGTGCTGGTCATGCCCTTGGCCTGCAGCTCGGCCAGCACGGCCTGGGACAGCGCGATATTGCCACGGTTGGGATTGGACCGGGACATGGTGCTGTCCTGGCAGGCGGCCAGAGCGAGCGCCATCACGGCCGCCGAAGCGAACAGCCTCAAGCCCCTGGTCCGCGATGCCACCGAGGCGGCTCGAGCCATGTGACGCAATGCTCTGCTCCCGACTGAGGGCAAATCCGCCCAATTGCGGTGTCAGTCTGACGCCTGTGATCCTTAAGGGACCCTTATCGGAGACCGTTAGCGTCAACCCGCGGTTACCGCAAGATGCCTGAAACGCGACGAACGGTTAATGAATTCTACGTGAAACGGCGGCCGAGGCAACAGGCCGGGCGTGGCGCTCCGCGCGGCTCAGGCCGTGCGGCCGATGGCCAGGAACTTCTCGCGCCGGAGCCGCCGGATCTCCTCGGGAGACTGGCCGGCCAGCTGCTTCAGGCCCTGTTCCAGCGCGTCGCCGACCCGCAGAATGGTCGAATCGGGGTCGCGATGGGCGCCACCGACCGGCTCGGCGACGATCTGGTCGATCACGCCGAAGCGCAGAAGGTCCTGGGCGGTGATCTTCATGTTGGTCGCCGCGTCCTGGGCCTTGGCGGTGTCGCGCCAGAGGATCGATGCGGCGCCCTCGGGCGAAATGACGCTGTAGATCGCGTGTTCCAGCATGAGCACGCGGTTGGTCGCGGCGATCGCGATCGCCCCGCCCGAGCCGCCCTCGCCGATCACCACGGCCAGGTTGGGCACGCCGAGCATTAGGCTGCGGTCGGTCGAGCGCGCGATGGCCTCGGCCTGGCCGCGCTCCTCCGCGCCGATGCCGGGATAGGCGCCGGCCGTATCGACCAGCGAGATCACCGGAATGCCGAAGCGCTCGGCGGTCTCCATCAGGCGCGCCGCCTTGCGGTAGCCCTCGGGCCGGGCCATGCCGAAATTGTGCCGGATGCGCGTTTCGGTCGTGTCGCCGCGCTCATGGCCGAGAATGCAGACGCTCTGGCCCCGGAAGCGGCCGAAGCCGCCGACGATCGCCTCGTCCTCGCCGAACACGCGGTCGCCGGCGAGCGGCGTGAAGTCCTCGATCAGCTTGGCGATATAGTCGAGCGTATGCGGGCGCGCCGGATGGCGCGCCACCAGCATCTTCTGCCAGGGCGTGAGGTTGCCGTAGAGGTCCTTCAGCGCCTGGTCGGCCTTCTGCTCCAGGCGCGCGATCTCCTCGGCGATCGAGACGCCCCCATCGCGCGTGGCGACCTCGCGCAGCTCCTCGACCTTGGATTCGAGTTCGGCGATCGGCTTTTCGAAATCGAGATAGCTACGCATCGGGTACGGATCGAGCCCAAGCTTTGAGGGCCGGACGACGTCCGGCGGAGGGCGAGGAAATGGCCCTTGTGGGGGGCGGAAGTCAAGGGACGACGGTCCGCAAACGGCAAAGGTCTTGCGATTTTAACGGTTTGCCGGCGACTGAAAGCGGCACGCCCGGCCGCGGCCGAAGCCTCAATCCTCGTCGGCGAGCGGATGCAGGTCGCGGACGAGACCGGCGAGCCGCTCGTCCAGGACATGCGTATAGATCTGCGTCGTCGCGATGTCGGCATGGCCGAGCAATTGCTGCACCGAGCGCAGGTCCGCCCCGTTCTGCAGGAGGTGGCTCGCAAAGGCGTGGCGCAGCACGTGCGGGCTGACCTTGGCCGCCGGCAGCCCGGCCGCCGAGGCCACCTGCTTCAGCTCGCGGCCGACATATTGCCGCGTCAGATGGCCGCTCTCGCCCGAGGACGGGAACAACCATTTCGATGGGCCGAGGCCAGCCTCCTCGCGAAGCCCCAGATAGACGGCGATCGCGTCCTTCGCCGCCTGGTTGAGCGGCACGATGCGCTCCTTGTTGCCCTTGCCGCGCACGATCAGGAAGCGCTGGTCGCGCCGGGCGGCGGCGATCGGCAGGCTGATCAGCTCGGAAATGCGCAGGCCGCTGGCATAGAGCAGTTCCAGAAGGGCGGCCATCCGCGCCGCCTTCAGCCGTTCGCCCAGCGGCCGGGCGGCGGCGTCGAGGCCCTCATGCGCGACTTTCAGGAGCCGGTCGACCTCGTCCGACTTCAGGACCTTGGGCAGCGGCCGGCCGCGCTTCGGCCCTTCCAGCACCGCCGCCGGATCCTCCGGGCACAGGCCCTCGCCATAAAGGAAGCGGTGCAGCTGGCGCACCGCCGACAGACGGCGGGCGACCGAGGCGGTCTTCAGCCCGCGGCCGGCGCAGTCGGCGAGATAGGCGCGGACCATCTCGGTGGTCGCCGCCTTCGGCGCGGCGCCTTCGCCGGCGAGGAATTCGGCATAATCGTCGAGGTCGCGCCGGTAGGCGCTGAGCGTATTGGCCGCGGCGCCCCGTTCGGCCGCCATCATGTCGAGGAAGAGATCGATCTCGCGGGGGACACGCGCCATCGGCTCACCGGCGCGGCTGCAGGCGGTTCGCCGGGATCGTCACCGTCATCTCGCGCGAGGTCGGCTCGACCAGATAGGCGAGCGCCAGCATGCCCGAGAAGACGAGGCCACCGAGCACCAGCATGATGACGAGGAAGCGCGTCAGGGTCGGCATGCGGAAGAACAGCCCCTCGGATCGGCATGTGGAGCGACCGAGACTGACCACGAATGATCCTGCGCCGCAAGCGCCGCGGCGAAACGGTGCATGACCGGCGCACCGAGGCTTCCCGGCGGCGGCGGCGCTCTCTATGGTCCGGCGGCCCGCCCGCCCGAGGATCGCAATGCCGCTGACGATCGCCACATGGAACATCAATTCGGTGCGCCTGCGCATCGATACCGTCGCCCGCTTCGCCGAGACCTACCGGCCGGACGTCCTGTGCCTGCAGGAGACCAAGTGCCAGGACGGGCAGTTTCCGCTCGCGGACATCAGGAAGATGGGCTTCAACCATGTCGCCGTTCACGGCCAGAAGGGCTATCACGGCGTCGCCGTGCTCTCGCGCTTCGCGCTCGGCGACATCGAGCGCAAGGCCTTCTGCGGCAAGAACGACGCGCGCCACGTCGCCGTGACGCTGGCGGACGGCCCGGCGGCCGGCACGCGCATCCACAACTTCTATGTTCCTGCCGGCGGCGACGAACCCGACCCGGCGATCAACGACAAGTTCGCCCACAAGCTCGGCTTCCTCGACGAGATGGAAGGCTGGGACGCGCTGAGGGTCGGCGCCGGCACGAGCCGGACGGTGCTGGTCGGCGATCTCAACATCGCCCCGCTCGAACATGACGTCTGGAGCTCGCGCCAGCTGCGCAACGTCGTCTCGCACACGCCGATCGAGCGGCGCCGGCTGACGGAGGTCGCGACCACGGGCGGCTGGGTCGACATGATGCGGACGCTGACCCCCGAGCCAGAGAAGCTCTATACGTGGTGGAGCTATCGCTCGAGCGACTGGGTGGCGGCCAACAAGGGCCGCCGGCTCGATCACGTCTGGCTGAGCCCGGCGCTCGGCCAGGCCATGCGCGGCTTCGAGATCGTCCGCGACGCGCGCGGCTGGACGCGGCCGTCCGACCACGTTCCGGTCATCGCCACGCTGGACCTCTGACCGCGGTCTGCGGGCCCGCGTCGAGCCCGCTCTGCTACAATGCCGGCACAGGCCGCCGGACGGTTTCTGTTGCATTGCATCATCCGAACGCCCTATGGGGCTGGACCGGCCGTTTCGTTGACACCCCGCAGGCCCGCTTCTAGGGTGCCCGCCCGGCTCGAATGGCCTGAAAACCGAACATCCGAACGGCAATTGCGCCTGTTTCGGGGAGGGACATGATGAAGATCCTTGTGCCCGTGAAACGGGTTGTCGACTACAATGTGAAGATCCGCGTGAAGCCCGACGGCTCGGGGGTCGAGCTCGCCAATGTGAAGATGTCGATGAACCCCTTCGACGAGATCGCCGTCGAGGAGGCCCTGCGCCTGAAGGAGAAGGGCGCGGCGACCGAAGTGGTGGTCGTGTCGATCGGTCCGCAGGGAGCCGCCGAGACGATCCGCACCGGTCTCGCCATGGGCGCCGACCGCGGCATTCATGTGAAGACCGACGCGACCGTCGAGCCGCTGGCCGTCGCCAAGATCCTCAAGGGCGTGATCGGCGAGGAGGCTCCGGGCCTCGTCATTCTCGGCAAGCAGGCGATCGACGACGATTCCAACCAGACCGGCCAGATGCTGGGCGCCCTGCTCGGCTGGGGCCAGGGCTCCTTCGCCTCCAAGGTCGAGCTCGGCGCCGATGCGGTCTCGGTCACCCGTGAGGTCGACGGCGGCCTGCAGACGGTCAAGCTGAAGCTGCCGGCGATCGTCACGACCGACCTGCGCCTCAACGAGCCGCGCTACGCCTCGCTGCCGAACATCATGAAGGCGAAGAAGAAGCCGATCGACGAGAAGACCCCGGACGCCTACGGCGTCGATGTCGCGCCGCGGCTGAAGGTCCTGAAGACCGTCGAGCCGGGCGGCCGGAAGGCCGGCGTCAAGGTGGGTTCGGTGGCCGAACTCGTCGCGAAACTGAAGAACGAAGCCGGGGTGCTCTGATGTCGACCCTTCTCCTCGCGGAACACGACAACGCCACGATCAAGGATCCGACCGCCAAGGCCCTCACCGCCGCGGTTGCCCTTGGCGCCCCGGTCACCGTGCTGGTCGCCGGCTCCGGCTGCGCCGGCGCGGCCGAAGCGGCCGCCAAGCTCGAGGGCGTCGCCAAGGTGCTCGTCGTCGACAACCCGGCCTATGAGCATCTGCTCGCCGAGCCGACCGCCGCGCTGATCGTCTCGCTCGCCCCGGGCTATGCCAATATCGTCGCGCCGGCCACGTCCAACGGCAAGAACATCCTGCCGCGCGTCGCCGCCCTGCTCGACGTCATGCAGATCTCCGACATCGTCAAGGTGATCGCGCCCGATACG
This portion of the bacterium YEK0313 genome encodes:
- the accA gene encoding Acetyl-coenzyme A carboxylase carboxyl transferase subunit alpha; this encodes MRSYLDFEKPIAELESKVEELREVATRDGGVSIAEEIARLEQKADQALKDLYGNLTPWQKMLVARHPARPHTLDYIAKLIEDFTPLAGDRVFGEDEAIVGGFGRFRGQSVCILGHERGDTTETRIRHNFGMARPEGYRKAARLMETAERFGIPVISLVDTAGAYPGIGAEERGQAEAIARSTDRSLMLGVPNLAVVIGEGGSGGAIAIAATNRVLMLEHAIYSVISPEGAASILWRDTAKAQDAATNMKITAQDLLRFGVIDQIVAEPVGGAHRDPDSTILRVGDALEQGLKQLAGQSPEEIRRLRREKFLAIGRTA
- the xerD_1 gene encoding Tyrosine recombinase XerD; translation: MARVPREIDLFLDMMAAERGAAANTLSAYRRDLDDYAEFLAGEGAAPKAATTEMVRAYLADCAGRGLKTASVARRLSAVRQLHRFLYGEGLCPEDPAAVLEGPKRGRPLPKVLKSDEVDRLLKVAHEGLDAAARPLGERLKAARMAALLELLYASGLRISELISLPIAAARRDQRFLIVRGKGNKERIVPLNQAAKDAIAVYLGLREEAGLGPSKWLFPSSGESGHLTRQYVGRELKQVASAAGLPAAKVSPHVLRHAFASHLLQNGADLRSVQQLLGHADIATTQIYTHVLDERLAGLVRDLHPLADED
- the xthA_1 gene encoding Exodeoxyribonuclease III codes for the protein MPLTIATWNINSVRLRIDTVARFAETYRPDVLCLQETKCQDGQFPLADIRKMGFNHVAVHGQKGYHGVAVLSRFALGDIERKAFCGKNDARHVAVTLADGPAAGTRIHNFYVPAGGDEPDPAINDKFAHKLGFLDEMEGWDALRVGAGTSRTVLVGDLNIAPLEHDVWSSRQLRNVVSHTPIERRRLTEVATTGGWVDMMRTLTPEPEKLYTWWSYRSSDWVAANKGRRLDHVWLSPALGQAMRGFEIVRDARGWTRPSDHVPVIATLDL
- the etfB gene encoding Electron transfer flavoprotein subunit beta, which produces MKILVPVKRVVDYNVKIRVKPDGSGVELANVKMSMNPFDEIAVEEALRLKEKGAATEVVVVSIGPQGAAETIRTGLAMGADRGIHVKTDATVEPLAVAKILKGVIGEEAPGLVILGKQAIDDDSNQTGQMLGALLGWGQGSFASKVELGADAVSVTREVDGGLQTVKLKLPAIVTTDLRLNEPRYASLPNIMKAKKKPIDEKTPDAYGVDVAPRLKVLKTVEPGGRKAGVKVGSVAELVAKLKNEAGVL